The sequence GATCGCAAGCCGCTCCCGCTCCGGAACACGGTTGCCGGAGGTCAGGATCGCGCGATACCCGGCGTCCATGACCGCCATGTCGATACCGGCGATCACGTCGGTGAAGAACGGGTTGCGGAGATTCGAAACCATCACGCCGACGACATTGGAGCGTTGCCGCACCATCGTGCGCGCCGCCGCATTGGGGAGATACCCGAGTTTCTTCGCCGCCTCCAGCACGGCTTTGCGACTCGATGGACTGACCCGGCCCGAACCCCTCATGACGAGGGAGACCAGTGACTTCGACACGCCGGCTTCGTCGGCGACATCCAGGATTGTTGGGCGTTTCATTTGGCCATTATTGTAGGCAGATCGGGTTGGAACGTTCCATTCATTGCCAGACCCACCACACCCGACGGCATGGAGCGCCGGAACTCGCCGGATCGGCAGTTTCCTCGGCGCTGACACGGCCGATGAGATCGTCGCCGCGCAGGCGCCGACCCCTGAAGGTGGCTGGTCGTCGTATCCGCCACGCGAGTGCGGCGAGACGAACGAGGCGCAAAGTGAACTCGAGGAGATCCGCTACTTGCGTGTCGACGGTGAAAGCGGGTTCGGGTCCTTCAGCTGTTGCAGCACCGACGGCGAGATCGACGACACGCCGAGGGTGAGCGACTGCGATGTGTACCGGGTCCCGCGGGGTTTCCACGGTCCGGCTGCGGCCGATCCGCGGCACGTCATGTGTCACCTCGATGTGTTGGCGGGGCCCATCTCCGGCACGGGCATGGCGAGTCTGCGGGGAACCCTGCACGCGTGGGTCCGCGACGCCCTGGAGCCACTTCCGACGGATCCACGTCTCCCGACGACCGGCGCCCGACCTGCTCGAAGCCCTTGGCGGGATGAAGGAGCGGTGCGTCTGCTCCCTCATCCCATCGAACGCAGGAGCGCGGAGGCGACTTGACGGTTGTGTTGCATCCTGATGCCGGCGGCGACCGGTGCGGGGCAGTTCGCGAATCTGTCTGTGGCAATTGGTAGGTTGTCGCCATGACTGAAGAGATCCAGGAGCTTCGGGACCGGGCGCTGGCCGTCCTCGCCCGCCTTGTCGGTGACGGGGCCGCGTTTCGTCCCGGCCAGTGGGAGGCGATTCGCGCCGTCGTCGCCGATCGCAGGAAAACGCTCGTCGTGCAGCGAACCGGCTGGGGGAAGAGCGCCGTCTACCTGATAGCGACGAAATTGCTGCGCGATTCGGGGAGCGGCCCCACCGTCATCGTGTCGCCTCTGCTTGCGCTCATGCGCAACCAACTCGAGATGGCCGACGCGCTCGATCTGAGGAGCGAGACGGTGAACTCGTCGAATCGAGACGAGTGGGATCGGGTCTACTCGGCCATCTCCGACGGCACGATCGATCTGCTGCTCATCTCACCGGAACGGCTGAACAATCCCACGTTCCGTGCGGAGGCCCTTCCCCGGTTGACGCGCAACCTCGGACTGCTCGTCGTCGATGAGGTGCACTGTATCTCCGACTGGGGTCATGATTTTCGTCCCGACTACCGGCGGCTGGGGAAGGTCGTGGCTTCGCTACCACACAATGTGGCGGTTCTGGGCACGACTGCCACTGCGAACGACCGTGTCGTCGAGGATGTGAAGCTTCAGCTGGGCGGCGACTTGGAGGAGATTCGTGGAGAGCTCGATCGCGAGAGCCTCGTGCTTCAGGTCATTGGCCTTCCGGATCGTGCCGACCGTCTCGCATGGCTCGCTGCGACGATTCCGCGTCTGGAGGGTTCCGGCATCGTCTACTGCCTCACGATTCGCGACGTCGAACGTGTAGGCCGCTGGCTGGCCGACAGGGGCATCGATTCGGCCACCTACACGAGCCGCTCGGACGATGAGGCGCGCCTCGCCATCGAGGAAAAGCTGCGGCACGGAACGCTGGACGTGGTCGTCGCCACTTCGGCTCTCGGAATGGGGTACGACAATCCGCACATCCGGTTCGTCATCCACTATCAGTCGCCCGGCTCGCCGGTCGCGTACTACCAGCAGGTCGGGCGGGCCGGACGTGCCGTCGACACTGCGTACGGGGTGCTCCTCACCGGCGAGGAGGACCGGGAGATTCAGGATTACTTCATCCGTGTCGCCTTCCCCGGTGCAGAGGATGTGGATGCGGTGCTCACATATCTCGGCGGGGCAGGTGGTGCCACGCTGACGAACCTCGAGAGCGTCGTCAACGTGCAGCGCACCCGTCTTGCGGGGCTGCTGAAGATCCTCGAGGTCGAAGGCGCCGTTTATCAGGAGGCCGGCAGGTGGTACCGCTCGGTGTCTCGCTGGACGTATCCGGCCGACCGGATCGCCGGTGTGACCGCGGCACGGCGGGCCGAGCAGGAAGCCATGGTGGAGTACGCGTCGACCGACCGGTGTCTCATGCAGTTCCTGCGATGTCAGCTCGACGATACGTCCGCCGAACCGTGCGGCCGGTGCGCGAACTGCGCGGGCAGTCCGCTGCCGGAGGACATCCCGGCGGAGCTTCGATCCGAGGCG is a genomic window of bacterium BMS3Abin02 containing:
- the recQ gene encoding ATP-dependent DNA helicase RecQ codes for the protein MTEEIQELRDRALAVLARLVGDGAAFRPGQWEAIRAVVADRRKTLVVQRTGWGKSAVYLIATKLLRDSGSGPTVIVSPLLALMRNQLEMADALDLRSETVNSSNRDEWDRVYSAISDGTIDLLLISPERLNNPTFRAEALPRLTRNLGLLVVDEVHCISDWGHDFRPDYRRLGKVVASLPHNVAVLGTTATANDRVVEDVKLQLGGDLEEIRGELDRESLVLQVIGLPDRADRLAWLAATIPRLEGSGIVYCLTIRDVERVGRWLADRGIDSATYTSRSDDEARLAIEEKLRHGTLDVVVATSALGMGYDNPHIRFVIHYQSPGSPVAYYQQVGRAGRAVDTAYGVLLTGEEDREIQDYFIRVAFPGAEDVDAVLTYLGGAGGATLTNLESVVNVQRTRLAGLLKILEVEGAVYQEAGRWYRSVSRWTYPADRIAGVTAARRAEQEAMVEYASTDRCLMQFLRCQLDDTSAEPCGRCANCAGSPLPEDIPAELRSEALRFLDRIGLPIPPRRRWPPKIDGADGLRETLEEGRVLSVWGDPGWARMARSDKLGGRRFSDGLVEAIAAMVGGWDMDPAPTWLTWVPAFGGGGPVADFASRLAARLGLPAVPAVRKVVETPLQKTMRNSFQQARNVLHAFEVTQVRTGPVLLFDDTVDTRWTFTAVGARLLHAGSGPVYPVALVDTSGAR